The Yersinia intermedia genome window below encodes:
- a CDS encoding SAM-dependent methyltransferase: MSSSEYTLADSASFSSHNKGARRIIFTLLQKLQGGGLLLREAGIGEIQFGDTQAPLQAEIEVYDPRVYRRILLGGSIAGGESYIDGYWSSPDLTRLLQLLASNMQLVDKMEARLSWLTAPWHRLVHLLRDNSRRQARRNIAAHYDLGNSFYQQFLDSEMLYSSALYSETEMTLEQAQQAKMRRLCQQLDLQPQDHLLEIGTGWGALAEFAAREYGCRVTTTTISQEQYVYAQQRIKQAGLEERVTLLFEDYRELTGQYDKLVSVEMIEAVGKRFLPLFIKRCQQLLKPKGKMVLQAITITDQRYQQYSSNVDFIQRYVFPGGFLPSITALCDTLTRHSDLVICDLFDIGRDYARTLQQWRERFEQNWPLLHKQGFDERFQRQWRFYLCYCEAGFLARSISTVQLSAERR; encoded by the coding sequence ATGAGTTCCTCAGAATACACCCTCGCCGATAGCGCGTCTTTTTCGAGTCACAACAAAGGCGCTCGCCGTATCATTTTTACCTTGCTACAAAAGTTGCAAGGGGGAGGCTTATTGCTGCGTGAAGCCGGTATCGGTGAAATCCAGTTTGGTGATACTCAGGCACCACTACAGGCTGAAATCGAGGTTTATGATCCACGAGTTTATCGCCGAATACTGTTGGGCGGCAGTATTGCTGGTGGAGAAAGTTACATTGACGGTTATTGGAGCAGTCCTGATCTAACCCGCCTGCTTCAATTGCTGGCCAGTAACATGCAGTTGGTCGATAAAATGGAGGCCCGTCTAAGTTGGCTGACTGCCCCTTGGCATCGGCTAGTACACCTGCTACGCGATAATAGTCGGCGGCAGGCACGGCGCAATATTGCCGCACATTACGATCTGGGTAACAGCTTCTATCAGCAGTTTCTCGACAGTGAAATGCTTTACTCCAGCGCGTTGTACAGCGAAACGGAGATGACATTGGAACAGGCGCAACAGGCTAAAATGCGTCGCTTGTGCCAACAGTTAGATCTGCAACCGCAAGATCATCTGCTGGAGATCGGTACTGGGTGGGGAGCGCTGGCAGAATTTGCCGCGCGCGAGTATGGCTGCCGCGTCACCACCACGACTATCTCGCAGGAACAATACGTTTATGCCCAACAGCGTATTAAGCAAGCCGGGTTAGAGGAGCGCGTTACTCTGTTGTTTGAGGATTACCGTGAGCTGACGGGGCAATATGACAAACTGGTCTCGGTCGAAATGATCGAGGCCGTAGGTAAACGTTTTTTGCCTCTATTTATCAAACGTTGCCAGCAGTTACTGAAACCTAAAGGCAAAATGGTGTTACAGGCGATCACCATTACCGACCAGCGTTATCAGCAATACAGTAGCAATGTGGATTTTATCCAGCGTTACGTCTTCCCCGGAGGCTTCTTGCCGTCGATAACCGCGCTGTGCGATACCCTCACACGCCACAGCGATCTGGTGATATGTGATCTGTTCGATATTGGCCGTGACTATGCCCGCACGCTGCAACAATGGCGTGAGCGTTTTGAGCAGAACTGGCCTTTATTACACAAGCAGGGATTTGACGAACGTTTTCAGCGCCAGTGGCGATTTTACTTGTGCTATTGCGAAGCTGGTTTTCTGGCGCGATCCATCAGTACCGTGCAACTGAGTGCTGAGCGCCGATAA
- a CDS encoding nuclear transport factor 2 family protein produces MSNAEALLARFSQFYTTLDTARLVDLSGVYHRDIHFIDPVGEHQGLRSLEAYFKLLLSNLSTCSFTLTDIQHHDQQASVCWHMTYAHPRLRRGAVLSLEGISLLRFAEQRIIYQRDYYDMGAMLYEHIPLLGGVVLKLKKRLQA; encoded by the coding sequence ATGAGTAACGCTGAAGCATTGCTGGCACGTTTTTCGCAGTTCTATACCACGCTGGATACAGCACGGCTGGTTGACCTATCGGGTGTTTATCATCGCGATATCCACTTTATCGATCCCGTCGGAGAACATCAGGGGTTACGTTCACTTGAAGCCTATTTTAAGTTACTGCTCAGTAACTTAAGCACTTGTAGCTTTACTCTCACTGACATTCAGCATCATGACCAACAAGCCTCGGTATGCTGGCATATGACTTATGCCCATCCCCGTCTGCGCCGTGGCGCTGTGCTCAGCTTAGAGGGTATCAGTCTGTTGCGCTTTGCCGAACAGCGGATTATTTATCAGCGCGACTATTACGATATGGGTGCCATGCTTTATGAACACATACCGCTGCTTGGTGGCGTTGTTCTCAAGTTAAAGAAGAGGCTGCAAGCATGA
- a CDS encoding TenA family transcriptional regulator has protein sequence MNFYQQLQHDTAADREKLLSAPVIEACRTGNINAEMYIAFLTQAFYHVSHTVPLLMTAGGRMSSEYEWVRGAIAEYIDEEYGHQEWILNDIRTCGGDAQAVRYGQPVLAIELMIAFLYDHVSRLNPMGIFGMVHVLEGTSVAIATTVAQQLKQGLGLPEKAMSYLSSHGELDKEHLAFFESLMNQVEKAEDRAAIIHSAKVVYQLYGDMLRGLMGQSQ, from the coding sequence ATGAATTTTTATCAACAATTACAGCATGATACAGCGGCGGACAGAGAAAAACTCCTTTCTGCTCCGGTTATAGAGGCTTGTCGTACTGGGAATATTAATGCCGAAATGTATATCGCCTTTTTGACCCAGGCCTTCTATCACGTTAGCCACACCGTCCCTTTACTGATGACGGCGGGTGGCCGGATGAGCTCAGAGTATGAGTGGGTTCGTGGGGCTATCGCTGAATATATTGATGAAGAATATGGGCACCAGGAATGGATATTAAATGATATTCGCACTTGTGGTGGTGATGCGCAGGCTGTTCGTTACGGTCAGCCGGTATTGGCGATAGAGTTAATGATCGCGTTTCTCTATGATCATGTCTCGCGCCTTAATCCGATGGGTATTTTTGGTATGGTGCACGTCCTGGAAGGGACCAGTGTTGCTATTGCGACAACGGTGGCTCAACAGCTCAAACAAGGGTTGGGGTTACCGGAGAAAGCCATGAGCTACCTCAGTTCACACGGCGAACTGGATAAAGAACACTTGGCTTTTTTTGAATCATTAATGAACCAAGTCGAAAAAGCCGAAGATCGCGCGGCTATCATCCACTCCGCCAAAGTGGTTTACCAGCTTTATGGCGACATGCTGCGCGGCCTGATGGGGCAATCGCAATGA
- a CDS encoding AMP-dependent synthetase/ligase, with translation MILFEQLAKMAAQQPLRPALCDSHQVINYGDLLPKITALAERLRHQKIARLALLLDNGIDWAMIDLACALANIVIIPVPVFFSNEQQNWLLDSSGADALIGPARAGWITTTSFEYALHRRQPVSVPELPRHTAKITYTSGTTGHPKGVCLSWDHLMKVSLSLIDRVAPANIQQHLTLLPLSTLLENITGLYVPLLSGACSRIPPLAEVGFTGSSQFSYQILAQAIQQWRPHSLVLVPELLRLLVMLCAINPDLAQSLRFVAVGGGKIATDLVAKSHQLGLPVYEGYGLSECGSVVALNTQGNMLPGSVGKPLPHCQISIAQDGEILISGSTMLGYLGEPAPAQAVATGDLGHFDNQGFLHITGRKKNVQITAFGRNFSPEWVEAEAQVFPAISRIVIFGDGLSANVALIQPTPGYENSLADQISQLNSRLPDYAQVHHYLLAQLSVENGLLTNNGRPKRQQILSEYHLRIRQLIAGDRV, from the coding sequence ATGATCCTTTTTGAACAGTTGGCGAAAATGGCGGCGCAACAACCTTTACGTCCTGCGCTATGTGATAGCCATCAGGTGATTAACTACGGTGATTTATTGCCCAAAATAACGGCGTTGGCAGAGAGACTTCGCCACCAGAAAATAGCACGACTGGCACTTTTACTGGATAACGGCATTGACTGGGCGATGATCGATTTGGCTTGCGCATTAGCCAATATTGTTATTATACCGGTACCGGTCTTTTTCAGTAATGAACAGCAGAATTGGCTGCTTGATAGCAGCGGTGCGGATGCTTTGATTGGCCCTGCACGCGCAGGTTGGATAACGACCACATCATTTGAATACGCTCTGCATCGCCGCCAACCGGTATCGGTGCCCGAGTTACCACGGCATACTGCAAAAATCACTTATACATCGGGAACCACGGGACATCCCAAAGGGGTGTGTCTGAGTTGGGATCATCTGATGAAAGTCAGCCTATCGCTTATCGACAGGGTGGCTCCTGCTAATATTCAACAGCATCTGACGTTGCTGCCTCTTTCAACATTACTTGAAAATATTACCGGGCTGTATGTCCCGCTGCTAAGCGGCGCATGTAGCCGTATACCGCCGCTTGCTGAAGTGGGTTTTACCGGTTCCAGCCAATTTTCCTACCAGATTCTTGCCCAAGCAATTCAACAATGGCGTCCGCACAGCTTAGTACTGGTACCAGAGCTATTGCGCTTGTTGGTGATGTTGTGTGCCATAAATCCTGATCTGGCGCAGAGTTTACGTTTTGTTGCTGTTGGCGGCGGAAAGATTGCCACGGATTTAGTGGCTAAATCGCATCAATTAGGATTACCCGTTTATGAAGGATATGGGTTATCAGAATGTGGTTCGGTGGTTGCCCTGAATACGCAGGGGAATATGTTGCCCGGCTCAGTGGGTAAACCATTACCGCATTGTCAGATAAGTATTGCGCAAGATGGAGAAATTCTGATTTCAGGCTCGACAATGCTTGGTTACTTGGGCGAGCCAGCACCCGCCCAGGCTGTGGCGACTGGCGATCTGGGTCATTTTGATAACCAGGGTTTCCTGCATATTACTGGCCGTAAAAAGAATGTTCAGATTACGGCATTTGGTCGGAATTTTTCACCGGAATGGGTTGAAGCCGAAGCCCAAGTTTTTCCGGCGATATCCCGTATTGTCATCTTTGGTGATGGGTTAAGCGCCAATGTTGCTTTGATTCAACCGACACCCGGTTATGAAAATAGCCTTGCAGATCAAATATCTCAACTTAATAGCCGGCTGCCTGATTACGCACAGGTTCACCATTATCTTCTGGCCCAGCTAAGTGTAGAAAACGGGTTATTAACCAATAACGGGCGTCCGAAAAGGCAGCAAATTCTGTCCGAGTATCACCTCCGTATCCGCCAATTAATTGCAGGAGATAGAGTATGA
- a CDS encoding DUF1365 domain-containing protein has product MNSALYVGHVRHRRFSPVQHSFDYQIFMPLIDLDELTQLPALGIALERFAPAAFYRSDYLGGGDIKHKAQERIAQLTGERLNGRVMLLCQLRYLGCYFNPVNFYYLYNEDDKLCWLLAEVRNTPWNERHTYAVNPEGTSTIDKVFHVSPFNPMDMTYHWRLSAPAQRLRIHIENHRASREFDATLLLYRHPLTRATLRRQLWLLPLMTLKTAAAIYWQALKLWLKRTPIYPHPASGGKDEQ; this is encoded by the coding sequence ATGAATAGCGCCCTGTATGTTGGACACGTGCGCCATCGTCGCTTCAGCCCGGTCCAACACAGCTTTGATTACCAAATCTTCATGCCGCTAATTGATCTTGATGAACTGACGCAATTGCCTGCGCTGGGTATTGCGTTGGAACGCTTTGCCCCGGCGGCGTTTTATCGTAGCGATTATCTGGGTGGGGGCGATATTAAACACAAAGCGCAGGAGCGTATTGCGCAACTGACCGGCGAAAGGTTGAATGGCCGCGTTATGCTGCTGTGCCAGTTGCGCTATCTGGGGTGTTACTTCAATCCCGTCAATTTTTACTACTTGTATAACGAAGATGACAAACTGTGTTGGTTGTTGGCAGAAGTCCGTAATACCCCGTGGAATGAACGCCATACCTATGCGGTTAACCCAGAGGGTACCTCAACCATAGACAAGGTTTTCCATGTGTCGCCGTTTAACCCGATGGACATGACCTACCACTGGCGGCTTTCAGCCCCTGCACAGCGGTTGCGCATCCATATTGAGAATCACCGTGCCAGCCGCGAATTTGATGCCACACTACTGCTTTATCGACACCCGCTGACGCGGGCAACGTTGCGCCGACAGTTATGGCTCCTGCCCCTGATGACGCTGAAAACTGCTGCGGCTATTTATTGGCAAGCACTGAAATTATGGCTGAAACGCACGCCCATTTACCCTCACCCCGCCAGCGGCGGTAAGGATGAACAATGA
- a CDS encoding SDR family NAD(P)-dependent oxidoreductase — translation MKHVVITGASSGIGQQLALDYAAEGWQVTACGRDETRLVALSAHDPAIMTRHFDITDLSATRKALAQCPADLVILCAGTCEYLDNGVVEAERVARVLNTNFLGPINCLDVLLPQLLPGSRIALVGSTASLIPMSRAEAYGASKAALAYFARSLTVDLAKYDINVSLILPGFVATPLTDRNDFAMPMIITPKQASHYIRRGLAKGAAEIAFPPLFAALLRLAGLLPQALQRWLAKRLVR, via the coding sequence ATGAAACACGTGGTGATCACCGGAGCCAGTTCCGGTATTGGACAGCAACTGGCTCTCGACTATGCCGCCGAGGGTTGGCAGGTGACCGCCTGTGGGCGTGATGAAACCCGGTTGGTGGCACTTAGCGCGCATGATCCAGCGATTATGACGCGCCATTTCGACATAACCGATTTGTCTGCTACGCGTAAGGCGTTGGCGCAATGTCCGGCTGATTTGGTGATTTTATGTGCTGGAACCTGTGAATATCTTGATAACGGTGTCGTAGAGGCTGAACGGGTTGCACGGGTGCTTAATACTAATTTTTTAGGGCCGATCAATTGCTTAGATGTTCTGTTGCCACAATTGTTGCCAGGGAGCAGGATCGCCCTTGTGGGGTCAACAGCCAGCCTGATCCCCATGTCGCGCGCCGAAGCCTATGGTGCCTCCAAAGCAGCACTTGCCTATTTTGCCCGCAGCCTGACCGTGGATTTGGCAAAATACGATATTAACGTTTCGCTGATATTACCCGGTTTTGTTGCCACACCGCTGACTGACCGCAACGATTTTGCCATGCCGATGATAATCACCCCTAAACAGGCTTCGCACTATATTCGCCGTGGCCTGGCAAAAGGGGCCGCTGAAATTGCTTTTCCCCCACTGTTCGCCGCGCTGTTACGGCTGGCAGGCCTACTTCCACAAGCTCTACAGCGCTGGCTTGCCAAGCGTTTGGTGAGGTAA
- a CDS encoding MerR family transcriptional regulator, which translates to MATYSISEVAQLCGINPVTLRAWQRRYGLLKPQRTEGGHRQFNDDDIVRIRSILRWIERGVPVSQIKPLLDGGTVPDESTNWVTLQQQLLALIQTPAPHKLRSRIFELGREYPPQAFIDYVLRPLRSQLKHDHQLLHMLSSLLDGVIIEYATFCMLGARKKPGENVLLLGWGNTDPTELWMAAIVLAKNNMHIDILPGSLASPQLAMFKAERYFICTDGVLNTAKRRQLAAWDDAGLNITFIDNHSLLTHTAEHRHE; encoded by the coding sequence ATGGCGACATACAGTATCAGCGAGGTAGCTCAACTTTGTGGTATTAATCCGGTAACGCTACGTGCCTGGCAACGGCGTTATGGCCTGTTAAAGCCACAACGCACTGAAGGCGGGCATCGACAGTTCAATGACGATGATATTGTCCGTATCCGCAGCATTCTCCGTTGGATAGAGCGCGGTGTGCCGGTTAGCCAGATCAAACCTTTACTCGACGGCGGCACGGTGCCTGACGAGAGTACTAACTGGGTCACACTGCAACAACAGTTGCTGGCGCTGATCCAGACTCCTGCCCCCCATAAACTACGCAGCCGTATTTTTGAGCTAGGACGGGAATATCCGCCTCAGGCTTTTATTGACTATGTTCTACGGCCACTACGATCACAGCTCAAGCATGACCATCAATTGCTGCATATGTTGAGTAGTCTGTTGGATGGCGTGATCATTGAATACGCTACTTTTTGTATGCTTGGTGCGCGTAAAAAGCCAGGTGAAAATGTATTGCTACTTGGGTGGGGAAATACTGATCCTACCGAATTGTGGATGGCCGCTATCGTGTTGGCCAAAAACAATATGCATATCGATATCTTGCCGGGTTCACTGGCATCCCCGCAATTAGCGATGTTCAAGGCCGAACGCTACTTTATCTGCACCGATGGTGTGCTCAATACCGCTAAACGGCGACAATTAGCTGCCTGGGACGACGCTGGGTTAAATATTACGTTTATCGATAACCACTCTCTGCTAACCCATACTGCGGAGCATCGCCATGAGTAA
- a CDS encoding SDR family oxidoreductase gives MKLNNSRILLTGASGGIGRALAYTLAKQGACLILHGRNEIALTQLLNTLPNPDDHQIWVADLCDSEALAKQVEVLRDQPSIDILINNAGTNHFAWLEEQSEQQIIQQLSLNIQAPILLTRALLPYISKPGIIMNIGSSFGSIGYAGYSVYCASKFALRGFSEALARELNGSAINVLYFAPRATQTALNSTAVYAMNAELGTKSDSAEFVAKQAVIALNKEVTRRWLGWPERFFVKLNAIFPSVVDKALAKQHAIIARHAHASRDKKDSQ, from the coding sequence ATGAAACTCAATAATAGCCGTATTCTGCTGACTGGTGCCAGTGGCGGCATTGGTCGAGCACTGGCCTATACCTTGGCGAAGCAGGGCGCGTGTTTGATATTGCACGGGCGCAATGAAATTGCCCTTACACAGCTTTTGAATACACTACCTAATCCCGATGATCATCAAATATGGGTAGCTGACCTTTGTGACTCAGAGGCATTGGCAAAACAGGTTGAAGTGCTTAGGGATCAACCTAGTATTGATATTTTAATTAATAATGCTGGCACCAATCATTTTGCATGGCTTGAGGAGCAAAGTGAGCAACAAATAATACAGCAGTTATCATTGAATATTCAGGCACCCATATTACTGACACGAGCTTTGCTACCCTATATCAGTAAACCCGGCATTATTATGAATATTGGTTCCAGCTTTGGTAGCATCGGTTATGCCGGATATAGTGTGTATTGCGCCAGTAAATTTGCCCTACGTGGTTTTAGTGAGGCACTGGCACGGGAATTAAACGGTTCGGCCATCAATGTTCTTTATTTTGCGCCTCGAGCCACACAAACCGCGCTTAATTCAACGGCTGTTTATGCCATGAATGCAGAGTTGGGGACAAAAAGTGACAGTGCCGAGTTTGTAGCGAAACAGGCCGTTATTGCACTGAATAAAGAAGTAACACGGCGATGGCTTGGCTGGCCGGAGCGGTTCTTTGTCAAATTAAACGCAATTTTCCCCAGCGTTGTTGATAAAGCGCTCGCGAAGCAACACGCTATTATTGCCCGCCATGCACATGCTTCCCGTGATAAGAAGGATTCACAATGA
- a CDS encoding NAD(P)/FAD-dependent oxidoreductase — protein sequence MRIAIIGSGISGLTCAWKLAKKHQVTLFEANDYPGGHTATVDVTLEGRSYAIDTGFIVYNERTYPQFIALLAELGINGQPTEMSFSVTHPRSGLEYNGHTLNTLFAQRRNLLNPRFYRLLAEIMRFNRQCKKNLANGGIAAQTVDDFLQQEGFSPYFAQHYLLPMGAAIWSSSMTDMRQFPLALFLRFFDHHGLLDITNRPQWFVVPGGSREYVRRMLAVLADSLTLHLNMPVLRVERQPQGVILHSSLGQQHFDQVIFACHADQALRLLADASPQEQSVLAQLGYQANEVILHTDTRLLPRQRRAWASWNYRLPASDEHAESQRASVTYNMNILQGLDAPQTFCITLNPQQPIEPALILRQFRYHHPVFNQTTVLAQQQRSLINGQHNTWFCGAYWYNGFHEDGVRSALDVTQVLLQENAT from the coding sequence ATGAGAATCGCCATTATCGGCAGTGGGATTTCCGGTTTGACCTGCGCATGGAAATTAGCTAAAAAACATCAGGTTACACTATTTGAAGCTAATGATTATCCCGGTGGGCATACCGCGACCGTGGACGTCACGCTAGAAGGGCGCAGTTACGCTATCGACACCGGATTTATCGTCTATAACGAGCGGACCTATCCGCAATTTATTGCTCTGCTGGCTGAGTTGGGTATCAATGGCCAACCCACGGAGATGAGCTTCTCGGTAACACATCCACGTAGTGGCTTGGAATACAACGGCCATACCCTCAATACGCTGTTTGCCCAACGCCGTAACCTGCTGAATCCACGTTTTTATCGCCTACTGGCAGAGATTATGCGCTTCAATCGCCAATGTAAGAAAAACCTGGCGAATGGCGGTATTGCGGCTCAAACGGTGGACGATTTTCTGCAACAGGAAGGGTTTTCCCCCTATTTTGCCCAGCATTACTTGTTACCGATGGGGGCTGCTATCTGGTCTTCTTCTATGACCGACATGCGCCAGTTTCCGTTGGCATTATTTTTGCGTTTTTTCGATCACCACGGCCTGTTGGACATCACCAACCGCCCACAATGGTTTGTGGTGCCAGGCGGCTCGCGTGAGTATGTGCGCCGCATGTTGGCTGTGCTGGCAGACAGCCTGACGCTGCACCTAAATATGCCTGTCCTGCGGGTTGAACGCCAACCACAAGGGGTGATACTTCATAGCTCTTTGGGGCAACAACATTTTGATCAGGTGATTTTTGCCTGCCATGCCGATCAGGCTCTGCGCCTTCTGGCTGATGCCAGCCCGCAGGAGCAAAGTGTTTTAGCTCAATTAGGCTATCAGGCAAATGAAGTCATTCTGCATACCGATACTCGCCTGCTGCCACGCCAGCGCCGTGCCTGGGCCAGTTGGAATTATCGCTTGCCTGCCAGCGACGAGCATGCAGAGAGCCAGCGCGCCAGCGTGACTTACAATATGAATATTCTGCAAGGCTTGGATGCGCCACAGACCTTTTGCATCACACTCAACCCGCAGCAACCGATTGAACCGGCACTTATTCTGCGCCAGTTTCGTTACCATCACCCGGTGTTCAACCAGACCACGGTATTGGCGCAACAGCAGCGTTCGCTGATAAACGGGCAGCACAATACCTGGTTCTGCGGCGCTTACTGGTATAACGGATTCCACGAAGATGGGGTACGCAGTGCGTTGGATGTCACGCAGGTTTTGTTGCAGGAGAATGCCACATGA
- a CDS encoding tetratricopeptide repeat protein, which translates to MKTLVLLLTFFGSTAVYAQSELADIQNQWAVCQYQVAAKLKESCLEKLSAVADKASSANGSRADLLIWSAIVKSSWAGEKGGLGALDLVKDAKVKLELAIKLDANALDGSAYTSLGTLYYQVPGWPIGFGDKKQAELLLKKALQVNPTGIDPNYFYGDFLLEQGRKADAKVYLQKALAAPARSGRESADKGRRQDIQQRLDKL; encoded by the coding sequence ATGAAGACGTTAGTGTTGTTACTCACCTTTTTTGGCAGTACCGCTGTTTATGCCCAGAGTGAATTGGCAGATATCCAGAATCAATGGGCTGTTTGCCAATATCAGGTGGCGGCAAAACTGAAAGAGTCCTGTCTGGAAAAACTCAGCGCTGTTGCAGATAAAGCCAGTTCGGCCAACGGATCACGCGCTGATCTATTAATTTGGTCTGCTATCGTTAAAAGCAGTTGGGCAGGAGAGAAGGGGGGACTGGGTGCATTGGATTTGGTTAAAGACGCGAAAGTTAAGCTGGAGCTGGCAATAAAACTCGATGCTAATGCGTTGGATGGATCTGCGTATACCAGCCTCGGAACCCTCTATTATCAGGTTCCCGGTTGGCCCATTGGTTTTGGTGATAAAAAACAAGCCGAACTGTTGTTAAAAAAAGCGTTGCAGGTGAATCCAACCGGTATAGATCCCAACTATTTCTATGGCGATTTCTTGCTGGAACAAGGGCGCAAAGCTGATGCGAAAGTATATTTACAAAAAGCGCTAGCGGCCCCGGCACGTTCAGGCAGAGAATCAGCAGATAAAGGCCGTCGTCAGGATATTCAACAGCGACTTGATAAACTCTAA
- a CDS encoding DUF3833 domain-containing protein, with product MNIKNLLLAFLFVLAGCSADINDYQNNKPTFDLFGYFSGETRAWGMLQNYQNKQTRRFEVVIQGDVVGNTLTLNEKFVFDDGERQTRIWRIIRNADGSYQGTAGDIIGVAHGYTAGNAFNWRYDMDVKTDNSSIKLHFDDWLYRQDDTHLFNQTSLRKFGVEVAKVTLFFEKKS from the coding sequence ATGAATATCAAAAACCTACTACTGGCTTTCCTGTTTGTACTGGCTGGATGCAGTGCCGATATCAATGACTATCAAAACAATAAACCTACTTTCGATTTGTTCGGCTACTTCAGCGGCGAAACCCGCGCTTGGGGAATGTTGCAGAATTATCAGAATAAGCAGACCCGCCGTTTTGAGGTGGTAATCCAGGGGGATGTTGTTGGCAATACCCTGACGCTCAACGAGAAGTTTGTTTTTGATGATGGCGAGCGCCAGACGCGTATTTGGCGCATCATCAGAAACGCTGATGGCAGCTATCAGGGAACCGCAGGGGATATCATCGGCGTGGCCCACGGTTATACCGCAGGTAATGCTTTCAACTGGCGTTATGACATGGACGTGAAAACAGATAACAGCAGCATAAAACTGCACTTTGATGACTGGCTATACCGCCAGGATGATACTCATTTATTTAACCAGACATCACTGCGCAAATTTGGCGTTGAAGTCGCCAAAGTGACACTGTTCTTTGAAAAGAAAAGCTAA
- a CDS encoding cytochrome b, with protein MNKKFAPSQILFHWVIFILVVLTYAAMELKGFAAKGSDIRELMKTLHYTFGVSVMILMLIRIILKVTHKDPDIIPAPPRWQLVLSKAVHGVLYLLFISLPLLGVLSLYYGHVEWSFFSYVMPVASVEDSVMQHDLKEIHELIANAGYFIVGLHAAAAIFHHYIMRDNTLVRMLPGKH; from the coding sequence ATGAACAAAAAATTTGCACCTAGCCAAATTTTATTCCATTGGGTCATTTTTATTTTGGTTGTACTCACTTATGCCGCAATGGAATTAAAAGGATTTGCTGCCAAAGGCAGTGATATCCGTGAATTGATGAAGACTCTTCATTATACGTTCGGGGTCAGCGTAATGATTTTAATGTTGATTCGCATTATTCTAAAAGTAACCCATAAAGATCCTGACATCATTCCTGCACCTCCACGTTGGCAGCTCGTTCTTTCAAAAGCTGTTCATGGAGTTTTATACCTTTTATTTATCAGCTTGCCATTACTTGGCGTTTTGTCTCTGTATTATGGTCACGTCGAATGGTCATTTTTCTCGTATGTCATGCCAGTAGCAAGTGTTGAAGATAGTGTTATGCAGCATGATTTAAAAGAAATCCATGAGCTGATTGCCAATGCGGGTTATTTCATTGTCGGTTTGCACGCTGCGGCAGCAATATTCCATCACTATATTATGCGCGACAATACATTGGTCAGAATGCTGCCAGGAAAACACTAA
- a CDS encoding VIT1/CCC1 transporter family protein translates to MHRERHSIEKIGWLRAAVLGANDGIVSTASLLLGVASANATHQSILLTGIAGLVAGAMSMATGEYVSVSSQSDTEKAALAEEQAELHADFQGEFRELTSIYVHRGLDVALAKQVAEKLMSHDALGAHARDELGISEITTARPLQAAWASAMSFSAGAILPLLVAFIVSADWAIPAISLSALASLAILGGIAAKAGGAPIWPGIIRITFWSALAMGVSSGVGMLFGSVTS, encoded by the coding sequence ATGCACAGAGAACGGCATAGTATAGAAAAGATAGGCTGGCTCCGGGCCGCAGTTCTTGGTGCTAATGACGGGATAGTTTCTACCGCGAGTTTGTTACTGGGGGTCGCGTCAGCTAATGCGACCCATCAGAGTATTCTTTTGACCGGTATTGCCGGTCTGGTAGCAGGTGCGATGTCGATGGCAACAGGGGAATATGTCTCGGTATCCTCTCAGTCAGATACAGAAAAGGCCGCTTTGGCGGAAGAGCAGGCGGAGCTGCACGCTGATTTTCAAGGTGAATTCCGTGAGTTAACTTCGATTTATGTCCATCGTGGCCTTGATGTCGCACTGGCCAAGCAAGTGGCTGAAAAACTGATGAGCCATGATGCATTAGGGGCGCACGCCCGTGATGAATTGGGGATATCTGAAATTACTACTGCTCGCCCATTACAAGCGGCATGGGCTTCTGCGATGAGCTTCTCTGCGGGAGCAATACTGCCCTTGTTGGTGGCGTTCATCGTCTCGGCCGATTGGGCAATTCCAGCGATTAGCCTGTCAGCATTGGCTTCTTTGGCTATTTTGGGGGGAATTGCCGCGAAAGCAGGCGGAGCGCCAATATGGCCAGGTATTATTCGAATTACCTTCTGGAGTGCGCTTGCGATGGGGGTATCATCGGGGGTTGGCATGCTATTTGGTTCGGTAACAAGCTGA